In the genome of Flavobacterium panacagri, one region contains:
- a CDS encoding DUF4202 domain-containing protein has product MTTPFQKASEWIDAENAQDPNIETDQNKEYPKELLYSNRMYERLMQFEPNASEEIQIASKAQHICRWKVARESYPMDRVGYLKWREELKKFHAKTTAEILEKAGYDQTFIDRVSFLIEKKLLKKDHETQLLEDIICLVFLEYYLEPFVHKHDEEKLKNIIKKTWDKMSDKGHQEALKINYSEENLNLIKASLGL; this is encoded by the coding sequence ATGACTACACCTTTTCAAAAAGCAAGCGAATGGATTGATGCTGAAAACGCACAAGACCCAAACATCGAAACCGACCAAAACAAAGAATATCCAAAAGAATTATTGTATTCCAACAGGATGTACGAAAGACTGATGCAGTTTGAACCCAATGCGTCCGAAGAAATCCAAATCGCATCAAAAGCACAACACATCTGCAGATGGAAAGTTGCCCGCGAATCGTATCCAATGGATCGTGTTGGTTATTTGAAATGGCGAGAAGAACTGAAAAAATTCCACGCAAAAACTACTGCCGAAATACTAGAAAAAGCAGGTTACGATCAAACTTTTATTGATCGCGTTTCTTTTTTAATAGAGAAAAAATTACTTAAAAAAGATCACGAAACCCAATTATTAGAAGACATAATTTGTCTCGTATTTTTAGAATATTATTTAGAACCTTTCGTTCACAAACACGACGAAGAAAAACTAAAAAACATCATCAAAAAAACCTGGGACAAAATGTCGGACAAAGGGCATCAGGAGGCCTTAAAAATCAACTATTCTGAAGAAAATCTGAATCTTATAAAAGCTTCTTTAGGACTATAA
- the nirD gene encoding nitrite reductase small subunit NirD encodes MEEILNQYETVHASDATIWFKAGKVEDFPTNRGGCIKYKNKQIAIFNFTRRNEWYACQNACPHKMEMVLSRGMTGSADDIPKIACPMHKKTFSLVDGSNLNGEEYSIATYPIKIVENEVFVGFVD; translated from the coding sequence ATGGAAGAAATCTTAAATCAATACGAAACAGTTCATGCGAGTGATGCTACAATTTGGTTCAAAGCAGGTAAAGTAGAAGATTTTCCAACCAACCGAGGCGGATGCATCAAATACAAAAACAAACAAATCGCCATTTTCAATTTCACCCGTCGCAACGAATGGTACGCCTGCCAAAACGCCTGTCCGCACAAAATGGAAATGGTGCTTTCAAGAGGAATGACAGGTTCTGCCGACGATATCCCAAAAATCGCCTGCCCAATGCATAAAAAAACATTTTCATTAGTTGATGGTTCAAACCTAAACGGCGAAGAATATAGCATTGCAACTTATCCAATTAAGATTGTTGAAAATGAAGTTTTCGTTGGATTTGTAGATTAA